A window from Candidatus Limnocylindrales bacterium encodes these proteins:
- a CDS encoding proton-conducting transporter membrane subunit: MITGVPQTLQPLLADLVLCAGILALVVCAQVVSLRARSADVALLVFAATAVASVASMDAQPGWAVPRMLVVDPFGSFFQFTLSMMAMAEVWLAARSRAEPAGTSRWSATALAASLLGMFTMVSAANVVTAWLGFEMVSMAWALWIGTQRGAALAEAAAALLQAVAASATALLGFALLYGLTGTLEYAGLGSRLPLALAMPGGRAVLYTGLVLVLAGFASRIAVVAWQPWRADLTENAPLAVSAWLETAGTIAVLAMIARFLRATLVASFASGYWIALPGIRWPHVISVAAMVTMTMGNLAAVRADNLRRMIAWLSVAQSGYLMMGLAAASDRGLEAMLTHGVVYALMLMGALACLAPVLEQVGHAGGPDIDVLRGLARRGGSCRMLSAALVVFFLSLAAVPPLAGFAGKARLFTAVFGSNDLLLAAIGGLNSVLGLVCSVRVSAMLFERTGAEDADPGRRRQRPVELDADAMLLIALLLAGTIGIGLWPDALVSFASRSVAFFGG, translated from the coding sequence GTGATCACCGGCGTTCCGCAAACCCTGCAGCCGCTGCTCGCCGACCTCGTTCTGTGCGCGGGCATTCTTGCGCTGGTGGTGTGCGCGCAGGTCGTCTCGCTTCGCGCGCGCAGCGCGGACGTTGCGCTGCTCGTCTTCGCGGCGACCGCCGTCGCGTCGGTCGCATCGATGGACGCGCAGCCGGGCTGGGCGGTTCCACGAATGCTCGTCGTCGATCCGTTCGGGTCGTTCTTCCAATTCACGCTGTCGATGATGGCGATGGCAGAGGTATGGCTGGCCGCGCGCTCGCGTGCGGAGCCGGCGGGAACGTCGCGCTGGTCGGCAACGGCGCTTGCCGCATCGCTGCTTGGAATGTTCACGATGGTCAGCGCGGCCAACGTCGTTACGGCATGGCTGGGATTCGAAATGGTGAGCATGGCGTGGGCGCTGTGGATCGGCACGCAGCGCGGCGCCGCGCTCGCCGAAGCGGCCGCAGCCCTGCTGCAGGCCGTGGCGGCATCCGCGACGGCGCTGCTCGGCTTCGCGCTGCTCTACGGGCTGACCGGCACGCTCGAATACGCGGGCCTCGGCTCGAGGCTGCCGCTCGCGCTCGCCATGCCCGGCGGCAGGGCAGTGCTCTACACGGGCCTGGTTCTGGTGCTGGCCGGGTTCGCATCACGGATCGCGGTCGTCGCTTGGCAGCCATGGCGGGCCGATCTGACGGAGAATGCACCGCTCGCGGTATCGGCGTGGCTCGAGACGGCCGGCACGATCGCCGTGCTCGCGATGATCGCGCGCTTCCTGCGCGCCACGCTGGTCGCGTCGTTCGCAAGCGGCTACTGGATCGCACTTCCCGGAATCCGCTGGCCGCACGTGATCTCGGTCGCGGCCATGGTGACGATGACGATGGGCAACCTGGCCGCCGTTCGCGCCGACAATCTGCGCCGCATGATCGCATGGCTGTCGGTTGCGCAGTCCGGCTACCTGATGATGGGACTGGCGGCCGCGAGCGATCGCGGCCTCGAGGCCATGCTCACGCACGGTGTCGTGTACGCGCTGATGCTGATGGGAGCGCTCGCGTGCCTGGCGCCGGTGCTCGAGCAGGTCGGGCACGCAGGCGGACCGGACATCGACGTGCTGCGCGGTCTTGCGCGGCGTGGAGGAAGCTGCCGGATGCTGTCGGCCGCGCTCGTCGTATTCTTCCTGTCGCTCGCGGCTGTGCCACCGCTGGCCGGATTTGCGGGCAAGGCGCGGCTGTTCACCGCGGTGTTCGGTTCGAACGACCTGCTGCTTGCCGCGATCGGCGGTCTCAACAGCGTGCTGGGCCTCGTCTGCAGCGTGCGCGTCAGCGCCATGCTGTTCGAGCGAACCGGCGCAGAGGACGCGGACCCTGGCCGTCGGCGACAGCGCCCCGTCGAGCTCGACGCCGACGCGATGCTGCTGATCGCGCTGCTGCTGGCGGGGACGATCGGCATCGGGCTGTGGCCGGACGCACTGGTGTCGTTCGCGTCGCGATCGGTGGCGTTCTTCGGTGGATGA
- a CDS encoding alpha/beta hydrolase, whose product MPSLVETALNSVVVFLVGLPDPVVTLLAGRPEVRDGQTLDPQLQLLLRLLAAAGLPRLESMEPAAARKYFEDSAGTLAATSGEMARVTDRKIPTPDGELPLRIYVPRSGKSPHPILVYYHGGGWTIGSLDTHDAVARAFADQAECIVVSVDYRMGPENRFPAAVDDALAAFAWVAEHAAELGGDPDRLAVGGDSAGGNLSAVVAQQTLARGVRCPDFQLLIYPVTDLGEEAESYELFADGFYLTRGSMRWFAGHYAGDGSRIDPRMSPLRAEKLQGLPSTFLMTAGYDPLRDEGKAYAQKLLDAGVDVEYRNYDSLIHGFISMSGVVREARRAFSDAVAALRAGLGVDRES is encoded by the coding sequence ATGCCTTCCCTGGTCGAAACTGCGCTCAACTCCGTCGTCGTTTTCCTGGTCGGACTGCCCGATCCGGTCGTTACGCTGCTGGCCGGCAGGCCCGAGGTGCGCGATGGCCAGACGCTCGATCCGCAGCTTCAGCTCCTGCTGAGACTGCTGGCTGCGGCCGGGCTGCCGCGGCTCGAATCGATGGAGCCGGCCGCTGCGCGCAAGTACTTCGAAGATTCGGCGGGCACGCTGGCCGCGACCTCCGGCGAGATGGCCCGCGTGACGGATCGGAAAATTCCCACGCCGGACGGAGAGCTTCCGCTGCGCATCTACGTGCCGCGCTCGGGAAAATCGCCGCATCCGATCCTGGTCTACTATCACGGCGGCGGCTGGACGATCGGCTCGCTCGACACGCACGATGCGGTTGCGCGCGCGTTCGCCGACCAGGCCGAATGCATCGTCGTCTCGGTCGACTACCGCATGGGACCCGAGAACCGCTTTCCCGCCGCCGTCGACGACGCGCTGGCTGCGTTTGCCTGGGTCGCGGAGCACGCTGCGGAGCTCGGAGGCGATCCGGACCGTCTCGCCGTCGGCGGCGACAGTGCCGGCGGAAATCTTTCGGCAGTGGTCGCGCAGCAGACGCTCGCACGCGGCGTGCGCTGCCCGGACTTCCAGCTGCTGATCTATCCCGTCACCGATCTCGGCGAAGAAGCCGAGTCGTACGAGCTGTTCGCCGACGGCTTCTACCTGACGCGCGGCTCGATGCGATGGTTCGCAGGCCACTACGCCGGCGACGGCTCGCGCATCGACCCGCGCATGTCACCGCTTCGCGCGGAAAAGCTCCAGGGTCTCCCGTCGACGTTCCTGATGACCGCCGGTTACGATCCGCTTCGCGACGAAGGCAAGGCCTATGCGCAGAAGCTGCTCGACGCCGGCGTCGACGTCGAGTACCGCAACTACGACAGCCTGATCCACGGTTTCATCTCGATGTCCGGCGTCGTGCGCGAAGCGCGCCGCGCGTTCTCCGATGCGGTGGCCGCGCTGCGCGCCGGCCTCGGCGTCGATCGCGAAAGCTGA
- a CDS encoding CoA transferase, giving the protein MLDGVRVVELGVWVAGPAAGGILADWGADVIKVEPPAGDPMRGFFQSAIGSDAAHNPPFDLDNRGKRSVVLDLQTDAGKAALGAILETADVFVSNMRPGALARLGLDHESLLSRYPRLVYASVTGYGLEGSEKDRAGYDVGAFWARTGVADLFRVGGEPPLALRGGFGDHVTGIATVAGILGALLERAKTGRGRLVETSLMRTGMYCIGWDLGIQLVYDKLRGTLPRTESDNPMVNCYQAGCGAWFWLIGLEGDRHFPILCKAIERPELPSDERFSSPKARRINRRELIRTLDGIFRERARDVWADSFDREGVWWVPVQSPAEAVCDAQALANGAVCDVAGTGADANDFRAIASPVGFRDGGERFPPARLGPVPPVGAHTEEVLREAGLSADAIAATMRARKS; this is encoded by the coding sequence ATGCTCGATGGCGTGCGGGTAGTAGAGCTCGGGGTCTGGGTGGCCGGTCCGGCGGCCGGTGGAATCCTGGCGGACTGGGGGGCGGACGTGATCAAGGTCGAGCCTCCGGCCGGAGACCCGATGCGAGGGTTCTTCCAGTCGGCCATCGGATCGGACGCCGCCCACAATCCTCCGTTTGACCTCGACAACCGCGGCAAGCGCAGCGTGGTTCTCGACCTCCAGACCGATGCGGGCAAGGCCGCCCTCGGCGCCATTCTCGAAACTGCCGACGTGTTCGTCTCGAACATGCGCCCCGGCGCGCTCGCGCGTCTCGGGCTCGATCACGAGTCGCTGCTGTCGCGCTATCCCCGCCTCGTCTACGCGAGCGTGACCGGTTACGGCCTCGAAGGCAGCGAGAAGGACCGCGCCGGCTACGACGTCGGTGCATTCTGGGCGCGCACCGGCGTGGCCGACCTGTTCCGCGTCGGCGGCGAGCCGCCGCTCGCGCTGCGCGGGGGCTTCGGCGATCACGTCACCGGCATCGCGACCGTTGCCGGAATTCTCGGTGCGCTGCTCGAGCGCGCGAAAACCGGACGCGGGCGTCTCGTCGAGACGTCACTGATGCGAACCGGGATGTACTGCATCGGCTGGGATCTCGGCATCCAGCTCGTCTACGACAAGCTGCGCGGAACGCTTCCGCGAACCGAGAGCGACAACCCGATGGTCAACTGCTACCAGGCCGGCTGCGGCGCGTGGTTCTGGTTGATCGGCCTCGAGGGCGACCGCCATTTTCCGATCCTGTGCAAGGCGATCGAGCGGCCGGAGCTGCCCTCCGACGAACGCTTCTCGTCGCCGAAGGCGCGCCGCATCAATCGCAGGGAGCTCATCCGCACGCTCGACGGCATCTTTCGCGAACGTGCGCGCGACGTCTGGGCAGACAGCTTCGATCGCGAAGGCGTCTGGTGGGTTCCGGTGCAGTCGCCGGCCGAAGCCGTCTGCGATGCGCAGGCTCTTGCCAACGGCGCGGTCTGCGACGTTGCCGGAACCGGCGCGGACGCGAACGATTTCCGTGCGATCGCTTCGCCGGTCGGTTTTCGCGACGGTGGCGAGCGATTTCCGCCGGCGCGGCTCGGACCGGTACCGCCCGTCGGCGCGCACACCGAGGAAGTCCTTCGCGAAGCGGGACTCTCGGCGGACGCGATCGCCGCGACGATGCGCGCGCGCAAATCCTGA
- a CDS encoding response regulator, which yields MNVDRQPIVILIADDDEEDQMLTRETFEDRRLANELRFVKNGQEVMDYLRRQGRFAEPWTSPRPGLILLDLNMPRKDGREVLAEIKADPSFRDIPIFVLTTSRAEEDVHQTYELGGSSFISKPVTFDAFMELVTTVTGYRVEIITGA from the coding sequence TTGAACGTCGACCGCCAGCCGATCGTGATCCTCATCGCCGACGACGATGAAGAAGATCAGATGCTCACCCGTGAAACTTTCGAAGACCGGCGCCTGGCCAACGAGCTGCGCTTCGTCAAGAACGGCCAGGAAGTCATGGACTACCTGCGCCGTCAGGGTCGCTTCGCCGAGCCGTGGACGTCACCGCGGCCGGGCCTGATCCTTCTCGACCTCAACATGCCGCGCAAGGACGGGCGCGAGGTGCTTGCCGAGATCAAGGCGGATCCGTCGTTCCGCGACATCCCGATCTTCGTGCTGACGACGTCGCGGGCCGAGGAGGACGTGCACCAGACCTACGAGCTCGGCGGAAGCTCGTTCATCAGCAAGCCCGTCACGTTCGACGCGTTCATGGAGCTCGTCACCACCGTGACCGGATATCGCGTCGAGATCATCACCGGCGCGTAA
- a CDS encoding DJ-1/PfpI family protein, with protein sequence MARVLIPLPRRDFDPTEAAVSWKVLRRLGHEVSFATPDGRAAVADDVMVTGEGLDPWGRIPLLKKLRLVGAVLRADSEGRAAYAAMTADPAYAAPLRWDSLDANAFDGLILPGGHRARGMREYLESDVLQRLVAAFFAAGKPVGAICHGVVLAARSIDARSGRSVLFGRKTTALTWALENAGWKVGRIARFWDPNYYRTYMENPGEAPGYRSVEAEVTRVLSSPSDFLDVAPNDPDAKRKTGGTSRDRFDDERPAFVVRDGNYVSARWPGDTHTFAKTFAALLG encoded by the coding sequence ATGGCCCGCGTCCTCATCCCGCTGCCTCGCCGCGACTTCGATCCGACCGAAGCGGCCGTGAGCTGGAAAGTTCTTCGCAGGCTCGGCCACGAGGTGTCGTTTGCGACGCCCGATGGTCGTGCGGCCGTTGCCGACGACGTGATGGTTACCGGCGAAGGACTCGATCCGTGGGGACGAATCCCGCTGCTAAAGAAGCTGAGGCTCGTCGGCGCAGTTCTTCGCGCCGACTCCGAAGGCCGGGCTGCTTACGCCGCGATGACGGCCGACCCTGCGTATGCGGCGCCGCTTCGATGGGATTCGCTCGACGCGAACGCATTCGACGGGCTGATCCTGCCCGGCGGCCACCGCGCCCGCGGAATGCGCGAGTATCTCGAAAGCGACGTTCTCCAGCGACTCGTCGCCGCATTTTTCGCAGCTGGAAAACCGGTGGGTGCGATCTGCCACGGTGTCGTGCTTGCGGCGCGCAGCATCGATGCGCGCTCGGGAAGGTCCGTGCTGTTCGGCAGAAAGACGACGGCGCTGACGTGGGCGCTCGAAAATGCAGGCTGGAAGGTCGGCCGCATCGCCCGTTTCTGGGATCCGAACTACTACCGGACGTACATGGAGAATCCCGGCGAAGCGCCCGGATACCGGAGCGTCGAGGCCGAAGTCACGCGCGTGCTGTCGTCGCCGTCCGACTTCCTCGACGTCGCCCCGAACGACCCCGATGCGAAGCGGAAAACCGGCGGCACCAGCCGCGATCGTTTCGACGACGAACGGCCGGCGTTCGTCGTGCGCGACGGAAACTATGTTTCCGCGCGCTGGCCGGGCGACACGCATACGTTCGCGAAGACGTTTGCGGCGCTGCTCGGCTGA
- a CDS encoding phytanoyl-CoA dioxygenase family protein: protein MTIPRFQATADASAIRDAIAEFGCAIVERLVSERDMAAAREELSPWLEATDIGPDSFSGFHTRRTGGLIGRSAACRDLVMHPKVTDVVSGVLSHATSWQLHLTQVIAIGPGEAGQVIHRDQWGFDFFPFPPGFEVQCNTMWAMSDFTEANGGTRVIPGSNKFEDRLEFTPEQTEATEMPVGSVLFYTGSTYHGGGANRSDAVRYGVNITYALSWLRQEENQYLAVPQDIARTLPDELLRVMGYQRGSYALGYVDDLRDPLTVLKGEGHESGLGDLEATMARLESLRR, encoded by the coding sequence ATGACGATACCGAGATTCCAGGCAACGGCCGACGCCTCCGCGATCCGCGACGCCATCGCCGAATTCGGCTGCGCGATCGTCGAACGCCTCGTCTCCGAGCGCGACATGGCTGCCGCACGCGAAGAGCTTTCGCCGTGGCTCGAAGCGACCGATATCGGTCCGGATTCGTTTTCCGGATTTCATACGCGGCGCACCGGCGGCCTCATCGGGCGCTCGGCCGCGTGCCGCGATCTCGTCATGCATCCGAAGGTCACGGACGTCGTCTCGGGCGTGCTCTCGCACGCGACGAGCTGGCAGCTTCACCTGACGCAGGTCATCGCGATCGGTCCCGGCGAAGCAGGCCAGGTGATCCATCGCGACCAGTGGGGATTCGATTTCTTCCCGTTCCCGCCGGGTTTCGAAGTCCAGTGCAACACGATGTGGGCGATGAGCGATTTCACCGAGGCCAACGGCGGCACGCGCGTGATTCCCGGCAGCAACAAGTTCGAGGACCGGCTCGAGTTCACGCCCGAGCAGACCGAAGCTACCGAAATGCCGGTGGGGTCGGTGCTGTTCTACACCGGCTCGACGTATCACGGCGGCGGAGCGAATCGCTCGGATGCCGTGCGCTACGGCGTCAACATCACGTACGCGCTGAGCTGGCTGCGCCAGGAAGAGAACCAGTATCTCGCCGTGCCGCAGGACATTGCGCGCACGCTGCCGGACGAGCTGCTGCGCGTGATGGGCTACCAGCGCGGCAGTTACGCGCTCGGTTATGTCGACGATCTTCGCGATCCGCTGACGGTGCTGAAAGGCGAAGGACACGAGAGCGGGCTCGGCGATCTCGAAGCCACGATGGCGCGGCTGGAATCGCTGCGGCGCTGA
- a CDS encoding class I SAM-dependent methyltransferase, which yields MGLYSRYVLPRLLDFAMRDKPIMRQRAKVVPLAHGRVLEVGIGSGLNLSFYDKSKVDKVLGLDPSPELNVWARQRAAEAGIDVDWLALSSERIPLPDDSVDSIVITYTMCTIPDVHSALLEMRRVLRPGASMYFSEHGVAPDASVRKWQNRLNPLWGKLAGGCNINRNVPKLLEDAGLHLDEIETMYLPGPRPLTFNYWGSASKA from the coding sequence ATGGGCCTGTACTCGCGCTACGTGCTGCCGCGGCTTCTGGATTTCGCGATGCGCGACAAACCGATCATGCGCCAGCGCGCGAAGGTGGTCCCGCTCGCCCACGGGCGCGTGCTCGAAGTCGGCATCGGCTCGGGCCTGAACCTTTCGTTCTACGACAAGAGCAAGGTCGACAAGGTGCTCGGGCTCGATCCGTCGCCCGAGCTCAACGTGTGGGCGCGCCAGCGCGCGGCCGAAGCGGGGATCGACGTCGACTGGCTCGCGCTTTCGAGCGAACGCATTCCGCTTCCCGACGACAGCGTCGACAGCATCGTGATCACGTACACGATGTGCACGATTCCCGACGTGCATTCGGCGCTTCTCGAGATGCGTCGCGTGCTGCGGCCCGGGGCGAGCATGTATTTCAGCGAGCACGGCGTCGCTCCCGATGCATCGGTTCGCAAGTGGCAGAACCGGCTCAATCCGCTGTGGGGCAAGCTCGCGGGCGGCTGCAACATCAATCGCAACGTGCCGAAGCTGCTCGAAGACGCCGGACTTCATCTCGACGAGATCGAGACGATGTATCTGCCCGGCCCGCGACCGCTGACTTTCAACTACTGGGGAAGCGCCTCGAAGGCGTAA
- a CDS encoding acyl-CoA dehydrogenase family protein, whose protein sequence is MNDLEDFREGTRRWLAENCPRSLVGRETTPFDGCWGGSRYDWEPDEKLWLERMAARGWTAPRWPSEFGGGDLDEDRARILREEMARAGIPPPLVGFGLTMIGPALLAFGTDEQKREHLPAITSGRVRWCQGYSEPGAGSDLAGLRTSAVRDGDEFIVEGQKCWTSHADESDWMFLLARTDPAAKKQSGITFLLLDLASPGVSIRPTQLISGKSPFCETFFDGVRIPVRNVVGGINNGWTVGKAVLEFERSTHGEVFSTAGTSEESPLVVAARRYIGTEDGRIRSPQVRSEIAQSEMDRRCFELTIRRLAGQRAPGEKPGAESSLLKWYASEFNMRRNHLLTSIAGPQALGWEGEGFDDDELEATRDWLRSRGNSIEGGTSEIQLGVVAKRILGLPD, encoded by the coding sequence ATGAACGACCTCGAAGACTTTCGCGAAGGCACGCGCCGCTGGCTCGCCGAGAACTGTCCGCGGTCCCTCGTCGGCCGCGAGACGACGCCGTTCGACGGCTGCTGGGGCGGCAGCCGCTACGACTGGGAGCCGGACGAAAAGCTCTGGCTCGAGCGCATGGCCGCGCGCGGCTGGACCGCGCCGAGATGGCCGTCCGAATTCGGCGGCGGCGATCTCGACGAAGACCGTGCGCGCATCCTGCGCGAAGAGATGGCACGCGCGGGCATTCCTCCGCCGCTCGTCGGCTTCGGGCTTACAATGATCGGACCGGCGCTGCTCGCGTTCGGAACCGACGAGCAGAAGCGCGAGCATCTTCCGGCGATCACGTCGGGACGCGTCCGCTGGTGCCAGGGTTACAGCGAGCCCGGCGCCGGCTCGGACCTTGCCGGCCTGCGCACGTCGGCGGTTCGCGACGGCGACGAGTTCATCGTCGAAGGCCAGAAGTGCTGGACGTCGCATGCCGACGAGTCGGACTGGATGTTCCTGCTCGCGCGCACCGACCCCGCCGCAAAGAAGCAATCCGGAATCACGTTCCTGCTGCTCGATCTCGCATCGCCGGGCGTCAGCATCCGCCCGACGCAGCTGATCAGCGGCAAATCACCGTTCTGCGAGACGTTCTTCGACGGGGTGCGAATCCCCGTGCGCAACGTCGTCGGCGGCATCAACAACGGATGGACGGTCGGCAAGGCCGTGCTCGAGTTCGAGCGTTCGACGCACGGAGAGGTCTTCAGCACGGCCGGCACGTCCGAGGAAAGCCCGCTGGTCGTCGCCGCACGTCGTTACATCGGAACCGAAGACGGCCGCATCCGTTCGCCCCAGGTCCGCAGCGAGATCGCGCAGAGCGAGATGGACCGGCGCTGCTTCGAGCTCACCATTCGAAGGTTGGCCGGACAGCGCGCTCCCGGAGAGAAACCGGGCGCCGAAAGCTCGCTGCTCAAGTGGTATGCGTCCGAGTTCAACATGCGGCGAAATCATCTGCTGACGTCGATCGCCGGCCCGCAGGCTCTCGGCTGGGAAGGCGAAGGCTTCGACGACGACGAGCTCGAGGCTACGCGCGACTGGCTGCGCTCGCGCGGCAACTCGATCGAAGGCGGAACCAGCGAGATCCAGCTCGGCGTCGTCGCCAAACGCATCCTCGGCCTCCCCGACTGA
- a CDS encoding peroxiredoxin, with protein MGIAVGDKAPDFKLRDQNGKDVSLADFRGKKAVVLYFYPKDETPGCTKEACSFRDSYEDFVKAGAEVIGVSGDSVDKHQSFATHHRLPFTLLADEGNRLRKTYGVPATLWILPGRVTYVIDKQGTVRHVFDSQLQATKHIDEALGVIKSLPN; from the coding sequence ATGGGCATCGCTGTTGGTGACAAGGCTCCCGACTTCAAGCTGCGCGACCAGAACGGCAAGGACGTCTCGCTTGCCGATTTTCGCGGGAAGAAAGCCGTGGTGCTCTATTTCTATCCGAAGGATGAGACGCCGGGCTGCACCAAGGAAGCGTGCAGCTTCCGCGATTCGTACGAGGATTTCGTCAAGGCCGGCGCCGAGGTGATCGGCGTCAGCGGCGATTCGGTCGACAAGCACCAGTCGTTCGCCACCCATCACCGGCTGCCGTTCACGCTGCTCGCGGACGAGGGCAACAGGCTGCGCAAGACGTACGGCGTGCCGGCCACGCTGTGGATTCTTCCGGGGCGCGTCACGTACGTGATCGACAAGCAGGGGACGGTGCGCCACGTGTTCGATTCGCAGCTGCAGGCGACGAAACACATCGACGAGGCGCTCGGGGTCATCAAGTCGCTGCCGAACTGA